One genomic window of Solanum stenotomum isolate F172 chromosome 9, ASM1918654v1, whole genome shotgun sequence includes the following:
- the LOC125876434 gene encoding trihelix transcription factor ASIL2-like, which produces MFRRHDHTDNPSPINSSNPNSSAADASAVSHSGTMSDDDHLAPPFSNNNSPSPSHSRSPPPCKDNKLLALPPPPMLTPASVSARTPVFPAREDCWSEAATHTLIEAWGSRYVELNRGNLRHQHWEEVADAVNTQHGHTKKQYRTDIQCKNRIDTLKKKYKIERAKVSQSPGRYISTWPFFSSLNVLIGVTAKVSPPPAAAILPPQRRMPPTQATSPLQFRAPPPETSPLQWRSPPPEMPPFQWRTPPVPPPPLLGIPVGLRSKRPAAAMDYTVSRRNFSAMAAAAAAASDDSYEEKEESETSSVAASAMAIASCRSKRKKSGGLVEGYKMLAESIGKFSEIYERVEKAKQRQMIELEKQRMQFAKDLEIQRMKLIMESQVHLEKLKRSKPQFRR; this is translated from the exons ATGTTCCGTCGACACGACCATACTGATAACCCCTCACCGATCAATTCTTCTAACCCTAATTCCTCCGCCGCCGACGCTTCCGCCGTTTCACATTCCGGTACCATGTCCGACGACGACCACTTAGCTCCTCCCTTCTCCAATAACAACTCTCCATCTCCGTCGCATTCACGGTCTCCGCCGCCGTGTAAAGACAACAAGCTACTAGCACTGCCTCCACCTCCGATGCTTACGCCGGCGTCGGTGTCAGCTCGGACGCCGGTTTTTCCAGCTCGAGAAGATTGCTGGTCAGAGGCAGCGACTCATACGTTGATAGAGGCATGGGGTTCCAGGTATGTGGAGCTTAACCGGGGAAATCTTAGGCACCAGCACTGGGAGGAAGTCGCCGATGCTGTCAACACACAGCACGGCCATACCAAAAAGCAGTATCGTACGGATATACAGTGTAAAAATCGTATTGACACCTTGAAGAAGAAGTATAAGATTGAGAGGGCTAAAGTATCTCAATCCCCGGGCCGTTATATCTCCACTTGGCCTTTCTTCAGCAGCCTCAACGTTCTCATTGGTGTCACCGCTAAAGTTTCGCCACCGCCGGCGGCGGCAATATTACCTCCTCAACGGAGAATGCCGCCTACGCAGGCAACGTCACCTCTTCAATTTAGAGCGCCACCGCCGGAAACGTCACCTCTTCAATGGAGATCGCCACCCCCGGAAATGCCACCTTTTCAATGGAGAACGCCACCGGTACCTCCTCCGCCACTGTTGGGCATTCCAGTTGGTCTCCGATCGAAGCGCCCAGCTGCAGCCATGGACTACACGGTGTCCCGGAGAAATTTCTCGGCCATGGCAGCAGCAGCAGCGGCTGCGTCTGATGATTCATACGAAGAGAAGGAAGAATCGGAGACGTCGAGTGTGGCAGCATCAGCTATGGCCATTGCTTCTTGTAGaagcaagagaaagaagagtGGGGGTTTGGTAGAGGGTTATAAGATGCTAGCTGAGTCAATAGGAAAGTTTTCGGAGATATATGAAAGAGTAGAAAAGGCAAAACAGAGGCAAATGATTGAGTTGGAGAAGCAAAGAATGCAATTTGCAAAGGACTTGGAGATACAGAGAATGAAGCTGATTATGGAGTCACAAGTGCACCTTGAGAAGCTTAAACGCTCTAAACCGCAGTTCAGAAGATG A